The following are encoded together in the Scomber japonicus isolate fScoJap1 chromosome 20, fScoJap1.pri, whole genome shotgun sequence genome:
- the cog7 gene encoding conserved oligomeric Golgi complex subunit 7 isoform X1, with the protein MDFSKFLDDDFDVKDWVNGAFRVVQKDAPGKADTHAATLVMKLQLFIQEVNNAIEESSNQAVQNMPRVLRDVEAVKQEASFLKEQMVLVKEDIKKFEQDTVQSMQVLVEIDQVKGRMQLAAEALQEADKWSTLSADIEETFKTQDLAVISSKLTSMQNSLAMLVDTPDYSEKCVHLEALKNRLEALASPQIVATFNSMSMDQAKLFVKVFTEIDRMPQLLAYYYKCHKGQLVSMWQDLSQSELSLNQQLAEFYDTLLSSWHSQLQWSSQVFKNPYEVVTVLLIQTLGAMVPSIPVCLSTAMDRAAQEQRLDTLLELNHTMSTFGHSLEAAMLPHLGENNLLKVNELVCALYDPYKPYQLQYGDLEEAHLLIQISAVPLEHGEVIDCVEELSHSVGKLFGLASAAVDRCVKLTEGLAVCGLLKALKALFTKYVSDFSTTLQSIRKKCKLEDTPSSSVFQEDWTAFQNSVRIIATCGELLRQCGAFEQQLSNRILGTAGKYLSESYSPRSLTGIQETSSTDRKSTTKNPWQEYNYLQKGSMAEYNSLMELLYSLKEKGTGNSNLLAEPRAALTRLNQQANQLAFDSVFLQIKHQLCLVSKMESQESAGFGESYTEDLPTFSLSPQEYITNIGQYLMSLPLHLEPFVTQEDPALEMALHAGKLPFPPEQGDDLPELDNTADYWLGSIARATMQTYCDAILLIPQLSPHSTKQLATDIDYLSNVMDALGLQPSRTLQQIVTLLRAKPEDYRQTAKLLPRRLSSTIAALRCIDY; encoded by the exons AGAGCAGTAATCAAGCTGTCCAGAACATGCCCAGAGTGCTGCGAGATGTGGAGGCTGTGAAACAGGAGGCTTCTTTCCTAAAGGAACAGATGGTGCTGGTCAAAGAGGACATCAAGAAGTTTGAGCAGGACACTGTGCAGTCCATGCAG GTCCTGGTAGAGATTGATCAAGTGAAAGGTCGCATGCAGCTGGCAGCTGAGGCTCTGCAGGAGGCAGACAAATGGAGCACATTGAGTGCAGACATTGAGGAGACCTTTAAAACACAG gACCTTGCAGTGATCTCCTCTAAGTTGACCAGCATGCAGAACAGTCTGGCCATGCTGGTGGACACACCAGACTATTCAGAAAAGTGTGTCCACTTGGAGGCTCTGAAAAACAGACTAGAGGCGTTGGCCAGCCCCCAAATAGTAGCAACCTTTAATTCCATGTCTATGG ACCAAGCCAAGCTGTTTGTTAAAGTCTTCACAGAAATAGATAGAATGCCACAGCTCCTCGCTTACTACTACAAGTGTCACAAG GGCCAGTTGGTGAGCATGTGGCAGGATCTCTCTCAGAGCGAGCTCAGTCTGAATCAGCAGCTTGCTGAGTTCTACGACACTTTGCTCTCGTCATGGCACTCTCAGCTCCAGTGGAGCAGCCAG GTGTTCAAGAACCCTTACGAGGTGGTGACAGTGCTGCTGATCCAGACTCTGGGGGCCATGGTCCCATCCATCCCTGTGTGCCTGAGCACAGCTATGGACCGGGCAGCCCAGGAGCAGCGTCTCGACACCCTGCTGGAACTCAACCACACCATGTCCACCTTCGGACACAGCCTAGAGGCTGCCATGCTGCCTCACCTGG GTGAGAATAACCTACTGAAGGTTAACGAGCTCGTCTGTGCACTGTATGACCCCTATAAACCCTACCAGCTACAGTATGGTGATCTGGAGGAAGCTCACCTCCTCATCCAGATCAGTGCTGTACCTTTG GAACATGGGGAGGTAATTGATTGTGTAGAAGAGTTGAGTCACTCTGTTGGCAAACTGTTTGGCCTGGCTAGCGCTGCTGTGGACCGCTGTGTGAAACTGACTGAGGGACTGGCTGTGTGTGGCCTCCTCAAAGCTCTCAAAGCCCTTTTCACGAA GTATGTGTCCGACTTCTCCACAACGTTGCAGTCAATCAGGAAGAAGTGCAAACTGGAGGACACACCTAGTTCATCTGTTTTCCAGGAGGACTGGACGGCCTTCCAGAACTCAGTCAG AATTATTGCTACTTGTGGAGAGTTACTTCGACAGTGTGGTGCCTTTGAGCAACAGCTGTCAAACAG GATCCTGGGCACGGCAGGTAAGTACTTGTCAGAGTCGTACAGCCCCCGCAGCCTGACAGGCATCCAGGAGACAAGCTCCACAGATAGGAAAAGCACCACCAAGAACCCCTGGCAGGAATACAACTACCTTCAGAAGGGCAGCATGGCTGAATACAACAGCCTGATGGAACTCCTCTACTCATTAAAG GAAAAAGGCACAGGCAACTCCAACCTGTTAGCTGAGCCCAGAGCAGCTCTGACCAGACTGAACCAACAGGCCAATCAGCTGGCCTTCGATTCTGTCTTCCTACAGATCAAACATCAGCTCTGCCTCGTCTCCAAGATGGAG AGTCAAGAGTCAGCTGGTTTTGGAGAGAGCTACACAGAGGATCTACCTACTTTCAGCCTGTCACCACAAGAATACATCACAAAT aTAGGTCAGTACCTGATGTCTCTGCCACTCCACTTGGAACCGTTTGTGACACAGGAGGATCCAGCGTTAGAAATGGCCCTACACGCTGGCAAGCTGCCTTTCCCTCCAGAGCAAG GTGACGACCTTCCTGAGCTGGACAACACTGCAGACTACTGGCTGGGCTCCATCGCTCGGGCAACCATGCAGACATACTGCGATGCCATTCTGCTCATCCCCCAACTGAGTCCCCATTCCACTAAACAGCTGGCCACAGATATCG ACTATTTGAGCAATGTGATGGATGCTCTGGGCCTGCAGCCTTCCCGCACCCTCCAGCAGATTGTCACCCTGTTGAGAGCCAAACCAGAagactacagacagactgcCAAACTGCTGCCTCGTCGACTGTCCTCCACGATAGCTGCCCTCCGCTGCATTGACTACTAA
- the cog7 gene encoding conserved oligomeric Golgi complex subunit 7 isoform X2 yields MDFSKFLDDDFDVKDWVNGAFRVVQKDAPGKADTHAATLVMKLQLFIQEVNNAIEDQAKLFVKVFTEIDRMPQLLAYYYKCHKGQLVSMWQDLSQSELSLNQQLAEFYDTLLSSWHSQLQWSSQVFKNPYEVVTVLLIQTLGAMVPSIPVCLSTAMDRAAQEQRLDTLLELNHTMSTFGHSLEAAMLPHLGENNLLKVNELVCALYDPYKPYQLQYGDLEEAHLLIQISAVPLEHGEVIDCVEELSHSVGKLFGLASAAVDRCVKLTEGLAVCGLLKALKALFTKYVSDFSTTLQSIRKKCKLEDTPSSSVFQEDWTAFQNSVRIIATCGELLRQCGAFEQQLSNRILGTAGKYLSESYSPRSLTGIQETSSTDRKSTTKNPWQEYNYLQKGSMAEYNSLMELLYSLKEKGTGNSNLLAEPRAALTRLNQQANQLAFDSVFLQIKHQLCLVSKMESQESAGFGESYTEDLPTFSLSPQEYITNIGQYLMSLPLHLEPFVTQEDPALEMALHAGKLPFPPEQGDDLPELDNTADYWLGSIARATMQTYCDAILLIPQLSPHSTKQLATDIDYLSNVMDALGLQPSRTLQQIVTLLRAKPEDYRQTAKLLPRRLSSTIAALRCIDY; encoded by the exons ACCAAGCCAAGCTGTTTGTTAAAGTCTTCACAGAAATAGATAGAATGCCACAGCTCCTCGCTTACTACTACAAGTGTCACAAG GGCCAGTTGGTGAGCATGTGGCAGGATCTCTCTCAGAGCGAGCTCAGTCTGAATCAGCAGCTTGCTGAGTTCTACGACACTTTGCTCTCGTCATGGCACTCTCAGCTCCAGTGGAGCAGCCAG GTGTTCAAGAACCCTTACGAGGTGGTGACAGTGCTGCTGATCCAGACTCTGGGGGCCATGGTCCCATCCATCCCTGTGTGCCTGAGCACAGCTATGGACCGGGCAGCCCAGGAGCAGCGTCTCGACACCCTGCTGGAACTCAACCACACCATGTCCACCTTCGGACACAGCCTAGAGGCTGCCATGCTGCCTCACCTGG GTGAGAATAACCTACTGAAGGTTAACGAGCTCGTCTGTGCACTGTATGACCCCTATAAACCCTACCAGCTACAGTATGGTGATCTGGAGGAAGCTCACCTCCTCATCCAGATCAGTGCTGTACCTTTG GAACATGGGGAGGTAATTGATTGTGTAGAAGAGTTGAGTCACTCTGTTGGCAAACTGTTTGGCCTGGCTAGCGCTGCTGTGGACCGCTGTGTGAAACTGACTGAGGGACTGGCTGTGTGTGGCCTCCTCAAAGCTCTCAAAGCCCTTTTCACGAA GTATGTGTCCGACTTCTCCACAACGTTGCAGTCAATCAGGAAGAAGTGCAAACTGGAGGACACACCTAGTTCATCTGTTTTCCAGGAGGACTGGACGGCCTTCCAGAACTCAGTCAG AATTATTGCTACTTGTGGAGAGTTACTTCGACAGTGTGGTGCCTTTGAGCAACAGCTGTCAAACAG GATCCTGGGCACGGCAGGTAAGTACTTGTCAGAGTCGTACAGCCCCCGCAGCCTGACAGGCATCCAGGAGACAAGCTCCACAGATAGGAAAAGCACCACCAAGAACCCCTGGCAGGAATACAACTACCTTCAGAAGGGCAGCATGGCTGAATACAACAGCCTGATGGAACTCCTCTACTCATTAAAG GAAAAAGGCACAGGCAACTCCAACCTGTTAGCTGAGCCCAGAGCAGCTCTGACCAGACTGAACCAACAGGCCAATCAGCTGGCCTTCGATTCTGTCTTCCTACAGATCAAACATCAGCTCTGCCTCGTCTCCAAGATGGAG AGTCAAGAGTCAGCTGGTTTTGGAGAGAGCTACACAGAGGATCTACCTACTTTCAGCCTGTCACCACAAGAATACATCACAAAT aTAGGTCAGTACCTGATGTCTCTGCCACTCCACTTGGAACCGTTTGTGACACAGGAGGATCCAGCGTTAGAAATGGCCCTACACGCTGGCAAGCTGCCTTTCCCTCCAGAGCAAG GTGACGACCTTCCTGAGCTGGACAACACTGCAGACTACTGGCTGGGCTCCATCGCTCGGGCAACCATGCAGACATACTGCGATGCCATTCTGCTCATCCCCCAACTGAGTCCCCATTCCACTAAACAGCTGGCCACAGATATCG ACTATTTGAGCAATGTGATGGATGCTCTGGGCCTGCAGCCTTCCCGCACCCTCCAGCAGATTGTCACCCTGTTGAGAGCCAAACCAGAagactacagacagactgcCAAACTGCTGCCTCGTCGACTGTCCTCCACGATAGCTGCCCTCCGCTGCATTGACTACTAA